A genomic window from Actinomycetota bacterium includes:
- a CDS encoding MIP/aquaporin family protein: MEFLAEFVGTAILVLLGDGVVAGVLLRQSKSENAGWIVITLGWGLAVAVAVYTVGRVSGAHLNPAITLGLAATGQFEWSTVPSYLLAQFVGAFVGACLVYLHYLPHWRITDDPGLKLAVFCTGPAVRNPLANVISEVIGTFVLVFAVLGIGANAGALDGEVDLSAVFSTGLAPLLVGLLVVAIGLSLGGPTGYAINPARDLAPRIAHAVLPIPGKGSSDWAYAWVPVVAPIIGGVLGALAWRAVDFPA; encoded by the coding sequence GTGGAGTTCCTCGCTGAGTTTGTCGGAACCGCGATTCTCGTCCTGCTCGGCGACGGGGTCGTCGCCGGTGTCTTGCTGCGCCAGTCGAAGTCGGAGAACGCCGGCTGGATCGTGATCACACTGGGCTGGGGTCTGGCGGTCGCCGTGGCGGTCTATACCGTCGGGCGGGTCAGCGGTGCCCACCTCAATCCCGCGATCACGCTCGGACTGGCCGCGACCGGGCAATTCGAGTGGTCGACGGTGCCGTCCTACCTCCTGGCACAGTTCGTGGGCGCGTTTGTCGGCGCCTGCCTGGTCTACCTGCACTACCTGCCGCATTGGCGGATCACCGACGATCCGGGCCTCAAGCTCGCGGTGTTCTGCACTGGCCCTGCGGTTCGCAACCCGCTGGCGAACGTGATCAGCGAGGTCATCGGGACCTTCGTCCTCGTGTTCGCCGTGCTCGGTATCGGCGCGAACGCCGGCGCGCTAGATGGCGAGGTCGATCTGTCGGCCGTGTTCAGCACCGGCCTGGCGCCGTTGCTGGTGGGTCTGCTGGTGGTGGCGATCGGGCTGTCGCTGGGGGGGCCCACCGGCTACGCGATCAACCCGGCCCGTGACCTGGCGCCCCGCATCGCCCACGCCGTGCTGCCCATCCCCGGGAAGGGCAGCTCGGACTGGGCGTACGCCTGGGTGCCGGTTGTCGCACCGATCATCGGCGGGGTTCTTGGTGCGCTGGCATGGCGGGCCGTCGACTTCCCCGCCTGA